From the Candidatus Krumholzibacteriota bacterium genome, one window contains:
- the glyA gene encoding serine hydroxymethyltransferase: protein MFEENLFGYLEKTDPEIMEAVRGELGRQQNQLEMIASENFASKAVLAALSNPMQNKYAEGYVGKRYYGGCEFVDQAERLARRRVRKLFGAEGANVQPHSGTQANITAYLSFIKPGDKIMGLSLSHGGHLSHGHPVNFSGMFFDVVHYEVDRETRTFNYDALEKQVKKERPKLFVAGASAYPRFWDWKRIRRMCDSVGAVMMVDIAHIAGLIAAGVHPSPVPYADVVTSTTHKTLRGPRGGFILCPKKYKKSVNKMNFPGTQGGPFMHVIAAKAVCFKEAMTDEFKEYQKQVVSNASRLASYIMDHGFELVSGGTDNHLFLIDLSNKGLTGKAAEKALEKAGITVNKNTVPFDEQSPFVTSGIRVGTPALTTRGMKETEMDSVGEMIVRVLENLEDENILAEIRKKTFELARSFPLYE from the coding sequence ATGTTTGAAGAAAATCTATTTGGATATCTTGAAAAAACAGATCCTGAAATAATGGAAGCCGTGAGGGGAGAGCTCGGCCGGCAGCAGAATCAGTTGGAGATGATAGCCAGTGAGAATTTCGCGAGCAAGGCTGTTCTTGCCGCCTTAAGCAATCCGATGCAGAATAAATACGCGGAAGGGTATGTAGGAAAACGTTATTACGGCGGATGTGAATTTGTCGATCAGGCTGAAAGGCTGGCCCGCAGAAGAGTAAGAAAGCTCTTCGGCGCAGAGGGCGCGAATGTTCAACCTCACTCGGGCACTCAGGCTAATATTACAGCTTATCTTTCATTTATAAAACCCGGGGACAAGATAATGGGTTTGAGTCTGTCGCACGGAGGGCATTTGTCGCACGGTCATCCCGTAAACTTTTCGGGTATGTTTTTCGATGTTGTTCATTACGAGGTTGACCGCGAGACCAGGACATTCAATTATGATGCTCTGGAGAAACAGGTAAAAAAAGAAAGACCCAAACTTTTTGTGGCTGGAGCAAGCGCCTATCCCAGGTTCTGGGACTGGAAGAGAATCCGCCGGATGTGCGACAGCGTCGGGGCTGTAATGATGGTTGATATAGCTCACATAGCGGGTCTTATTGCCGCCGGTGTTCATCCGAGCCCCGTTCCCTATGCTGACGTTGTTACATCTACCACGCATAAGACTCTTCGAGGACCGAGGGGAGGTTTTATCCTCTGTCCTAAAAAATATAAAAAGAGTGTCAATAAAATGAATTTTCCCGGCACTCAGGGTGGTCCGTTCATGCACGTTATAGCGGCTAAAGCTGTTTGCTTCAAGGAAGCTATGACGGATGAGTTTAAAGAATATCAGAAACAGGTTGTCTCTAACGCCTCCAGGCTCGCCTCGTATATAATGGATCACGGGTTCGAGCTCGTAAGCGGCGGCACCGACAACCATCTCTTCCTTATTGATTTGTCAAACAAAGGTTTAACGGGCAAAGCGGCTGAGAAAGCTCTTGAAAAAGCCGGAATAACGGTAAACAAGAACACTGTACCTTTCGACGAGCAGAGCCCCTTTGTGACTTCGGGGATCAGAGTCGGCACTCCGGCGCTTACGACCCGCGGGATGAAGGAAACTGAAATGGATAGTGTAGGTGAGATGATCGTCAGAGTTCTTGAAAACTTGGAAGATGAGAATATATTAGCGGAGATTAGAAAAAAGACTTTTGAACTCGCGAGGAGTTTCCCGCTCTATGAATAA
- a CDS encoding low molecular weight protein arginine phosphatase, with amino-acid sequence MEEILFVCTGNTCRSPMAEVLAKRKMADFENLSFSSAGISAREGQSASPLAISVLSEMGIDLSSHRASSLTREQIANSSLIAAMTPLHKSAVLDIDPEAESKVIVLGELDGRRKSADIIDPIGRGREAYIGVRDEIDHLTDILKDYITERFNLRGDMPG; translated from the coding sequence TTGGAAGAAATTCTTTTTGTATGTACAGGAAATACATGCAGGAGCCCTATGGCGGAAGTATTGGCGAAGAGGAAGATGGCTGATTTTGAAAATTTGTCTTTTTCGTCCGCCGGCATATCCGCGCGCGAAGGGCAATCCGCTTCACCTCTCGCGATAAGTGTTCTTTCTGAAATGGGCATCGACCTTTCTTCTCATAGAGCTTCCAGCCTGACACGGGAACAGATAGCAAATTCCAGTCTTATTGCGGCTATGACGCCGCTTCATAAATCAGCGGTACTGGATATTGATCCGGAAGCTGAATCAAAGGTGATTGTTCTCGGGGAATTGGACGGGCGGAGAAAAAGCGCCGATATCATAGATCCAATCGGCCGAGGGAGGGAAGCTTATATCGGTGTAAGAGATGAGATAGATCATCTTACTGATATCTTGAAAGATTACATCACCGAAAGGTTTAACTTGAGAGGTGATATGCCGGGATAA
- a CDS encoding branched-chain amino acid transaminase gives MGLKKSDKIWMDGKFVDWDDAKIHVCAHVIHYGSAVFEGIRCYDTKKGPAIFRLEPHIKRLYNSAKMYRMKPEIPMREFMEACYEIIRKNDMKACYIRPLVYRGYNELGVNPFNNPVNSFIVVWEWGKYLGPEALEQGVDVCVSSWDRIAPNTFPALAKAGANYMNSQLIKMEAIKNGYVEGIALDANGYVSEGSGENIFLVQDGKLFTPPLGASVLPGITRNTVIELAEDLGYEVVEKLIPREMLYIADEVFFTGTAAEITPIRSVDKIKIGEGKRGPITAELQELFFKVLNAEVEEKFHWLDFVYKD, from the coding sequence ATGGGTTTGAAAAAATCAGACAAGATATGGATGGACGGGAAGTTTGTCGACTGGGATGACGCTAAGATCCATGTCTGCGCGCATGTTATTCACTACGGTTCGGCAGTGTTCGAGGGAATAAGATGTTATGACACTAAAAAAGGGCCGGCGATCTTCAGGCTCGAACCTCATATAAAACGGCTCTATAATTCGGCTAAGATGTACAGGATGAAGCCTGAAATACCTATGCGGGAGTTTATGGAGGCCTGCTATGAAATTATTAGAAAGAATGATATGAAGGCTTGTTATATAAGGCCTTTGGTGTACAGAGGTTATAATGAACTGGGAGTTAATCCATTCAATAATCCTGTGAATTCTTTCATTGTAGTCTGGGAATGGGGGAAATACCTCGGCCCCGAAGCTCTCGAGCAGGGCGTTGATGTCTGTGTGTCTTCATGGGATAGAATTGCTCCAAACACATTTCCGGCTCTGGCTAAAGCCGGCGCGAATTATATGAACTCTCAACTGATCAAGATGGAAGCTATCAAGAACGGATACGTCGAGGGCATAGCTCTTGATGCAAATGGTTACGTCAGCGAGGGGAGCGGCGAAAATATCTTTCTTGTACAGGACGGCAAACTCTTTACACCTCCTCTGGGGGCGAGTGTTCTTCCGGGAATCACACGAAATACCGTTATTGAACTGGCCGAGGATCTAGGGTATGAAGTGGTTGAAAAACTGATCCCCAGAGAGATGCTTTATATAGCGGACGAGGTTTTCTTTACCGGAACAGCGGCTGAGATAACCCCAATCCGAAGTGTTGATAAGATTAAGATAGGAGAAGGCAAGAGAGGTCCGATAACCGCTGAATTACAGGAACTTTTCTTCAAGGTTCTAAACGCCGAAGTTGAAGAAAAATTCCATTGGCTGGATTTTGTTTATAAGGATTAA
- a CDS encoding cupin domain-containing protein, translated as MADLKINKAADVKAAEVDAEGAKNVNIRWLISENDGALNFAMRLFEIGKGGRTPFHKHSWEHEVYILEGEGRLKFESQERDFSKGYFIFVPEGKKHSFLNTGESKLRFLCVVPNK; from the coding sequence ATGGCGGATCTTAAAATCAATAAAGCGGCAGATGTCAAAGCGGCGGAAGTAGATGCTGAGGGAGCGAAAAATGTAAATATCAGATGGCTGATTTCTGAGAATGACGGAGCTTTAAATTTTGCGATGCGCTTATTCGAGATCGGCAAGGGAGGAAGAACCCCGTTTCATAAGCACTCCTGGGAACATGAAGTCTATATCCTTGAAGGAGAGGGCAGACTTAAATTTGAAAGTCAGGAAAGGGATTTCTCAAAGGGTTATTTTATCTTCGTGCCGGAAGGTAAAAAACATTCATTCTTAAATACGGGAGAAAGCAAACTGCGATTTCTATGCGTTGTTCCAAACAAGTAG
- the rpiB gene encoding ribose 5-phosphate isomerase B, whose amino-acid sequence MKVAVGSDHRGFALKVRIAEFLNKDGHGILDLGTNGTDSVDYPDFAIPVAEKVASGEVDRGILICGSGIGMSIAANKVSGVRASLCKTAKDAEITRLHNDSNVLALSEKSADDPAIEELVRTWLETPFEGGRHLRRINKIHEYESR is encoded by the coding sequence ATGAAGGTCGCGGTTGGTTCAGATCATCGCGGTTTTGCGCTCAAGGTGAGGATCGCGGAATTTCTTAATAAGGATGGGCACGGCATTCTTGATCTGGGTACAAACGGAACCGATTCCGTCGATTATCCCGATTTTGCGATTCCCGTAGCCGAGAAGGTCGCGAGCGGGGAAGTTGACCGCGGAATCCTGATCTGCGGCAGCGGTATAGGAATGTCAATTGCGGCAAACAAGGTTTCGGGCGTAAGGGCTTCATTATGTAAAACTGCCAAAGACGCTGAGATAACGAGATTGCATAATGATTCAAATGTTCTCGCGCTTTCTGAAAAAAGCGCGGATGACCCCGCGATTGAAGAGCTCGTAAGGACGTGGCTTGAAACACCCTTCGAGGGAGGCCGCCATCTGAGACGAATAAATAAGATACATGAATATGAAAGCCGTTAA